The following proteins come from a genomic window of Rhodohalobacter sp. 614A:
- a CDS encoding HU family DNA-binding protein — translation MVTYTKRDIVRTVADKMDVPLNQAEPWVDNVIDSLRDKMMAADPTCRIELRNFGVFEVKETKAKPKARNPKTNEVIYVPAHRKTHFKPSKKLKKFLKKPLSEVKEED, via the coding sequence ATGGTTACTTATACAAAACGCGATATAGTACGTACAGTCGCCGATAAAATGGATGTACCCCTGAATCAAGCAGAACCATGGGTTGACAATGTAATTGATTCTTTGAGAGACAAGATGATGGCAGCAGACCCTACTTGCAGAATTGAACTCAGAAATTTTGGTGTGTTCGAGGTGAAAGAGACGAAAGCGAAACCAAAAGCACGAAATCCAAAAACCAATGAAGTGATTTACGTTCCGGCCCACCGGAAAACGCATTTCAAACCGAGCAAGAAACTTAAGAAGTTCCTTAAAAAACCTCTCAGCGAGGTAAAAGAGGAAGATTGA
- the tsaD gene encoding tRNA (adenosine(37)-N6)-threonylcarbamoyltransferase complex transferase subunit TsaD has translation MTVLGIESSCDETAAAVWSDGSILSNIIASQAIHEQFGGVVPELASRAHHKTIWKTVNQALEEAQVSLDEIDAIAVAQGPGLMGSLLVGLSFAKGLSISQEKPIIGVNHIDAHMYANFIEHEEVYPFLALIVSGGHTRLVHVDKLFSHNVLGKTRDDAAGEAFDKIGKLLNLDYPAGPVIDKLSKKGDPGFHDFPRSMINKGLDFSFSGLKTSVLYYTQEKGDAFVQEHLNDICASVSGAITDVLQVKLKRGVKKTGVKNIMLAGGVSANSMLRDKVGMMAQKMGLNLMIPSSQYCTDNAAMIAVTGALKAREGHYDDLHIKPFARLQES, from the coding sequence ATGACTGTTTTAGGCATCGAATCTTCATGTGATGAAACGGCTGCGGCCGTTTGGTCGGATGGCTCCATTCTATCGAATATAATTGCCTCTCAGGCCATCCATGAACAATTCGGTGGAGTGGTTCCGGAGCTTGCTTCGCGCGCGCATCATAAAACCATTTGGAAGACGGTTAACCAGGCCTTGGAAGAAGCGCAGGTTTCTTTGGATGAAATTGATGCCATCGCGGTAGCACAAGGTCCCGGTTTGATGGGGTCTTTATTGGTTGGCCTGAGTTTTGCCAAGGGATTATCCATCTCTCAGGAGAAACCGATTATAGGCGTCAATCATATCGATGCGCACATGTATGCCAACTTTATTGAACACGAAGAAGTATATCCCTTTCTTGCACTCATTGTATCGGGTGGACACACGAGATTGGTACATGTTGATAAACTATTCTCTCACAATGTCTTGGGGAAAACCCGGGATGATGCCGCCGGTGAGGCTTTTGACAAGATAGGTAAACTGTTGAACCTGGATTATCCGGCTGGCCCGGTTATCGATAAACTCTCAAAAAAAGGAGATCCCGGTTTTCACGATTTTCCGCGATCTATGATTAACAAAGGTCTCGATTTTAGTTTCTCAGGATTGAAAACGAGCGTGCTCTACTACACACAAGAGAAAGGGGATGCGTTTGTTCAGGAACACTTGAATGACATCTGTGCAAGTGTTTCGGGTGCCATTACGGATGTGCTCCAGGTAAAGCTGAAAAGAGGGGTAAAAAAAACCGGGGTAAAAAATATAATGTTGGCAGGCGGTGTATCAGCTAATTCAATGTTAAGAGATAAAGTGGGAATGATGGCGCAAAAAATGGGACTAAACCTCATGATTCCTTCCAGTCAATATTGCACCGATAATGCCGCAATGATTGCCGTCACAGGTGCGTTAAAAGCAAGAGAAGGGCATTACGACGATTTGCATATCAAGCCATTTGCAAGGTTACAGGAGAGTTAA
- a CDS encoding RelA/SpoT family protein: MANVDTDIRNQVDHYELDKKQMSGLRGLLRLCHTHLDETDDDLITRAFKLCCKSHENVKRASGEPYYEHPLEVAKIMAEEFNIDDISVAASLLHDTVEDTSVTLDEIEELFGTTVKHIIDGLTKITGVFENRDTKQAETFMKLLLSMAEDIRVVLIKFADRLHNMRTIQHLPKQKQLNKATETIELYAPLAHRFGLFKIKNEFEDLCFKVIDPNSYKYLVRKLREKREAREAFIEEFMQPIKGELDKQKFKFEIKGRPKHIYSIYRKMQTQQKPFEEIYDLFAIRIILEDPHTKEDCWRVYSIITDWYTPIPKRFRDFISVPKANGYQSLHTTVITKQGRKVEVQIRTRKMDYIAEQGLAAHWKYKEGSSGGSNELDKFVNWVRDVLETPRPDAATEFVKDFQLNLYQDEIYVFTPQGELKTLPNGASCIDFAFEIHSEIGERAVSAKVNGKMAPLRQKLKIGDQVEIITGNRINLNADWMEDVVTHKAKARIRQFIKQKERKVANEGREAWEKRASRGKVEISDQELTKVAKRFKFSDAQDMFYEIGSGAFEVNELFKIVKQLKSKGRLDDESEDQQKKLSDEDISEEYFTTARSVGDGKALLVEGELSNVKYSYANCCNPIPGDNVIGFISRNGDVKIHRSNCKNAHHLIRTDSERIVDVSWARNIDEQFLGAIKVVGEDRVGLVNDLTEVLSKSMQTNMKSINVSSEGGMFEGIITAHVNDLKHLEKIIRKLEKVEGIKTVLRYE, translated from the coding sequence ATGGCAAATGTGGATACAGACATTCGCAATCAGGTTGACCATTACGAGCTCGACAAGAAACAAATGAGCGGGTTGCGGGGATTGTTGCGTCTCTGTCACACCCATTTGGATGAGACGGACGATGATTTGATTACCCGGGCATTCAAGCTTTGCTGCAAATCACACGAGAATGTAAAAAGAGCATCCGGGGAGCCCTACTACGAACATCCGCTTGAGGTTGCTAAAATCATGGCGGAGGAATTTAATATTGATGATATCTCCGTTGCAGCTTCTCTTTTGCATGATACGGTTGAAGATACCAGCGTTACGCTGGATGAAATAGAAGAACTTTTCGGCACAACGGTTAAGCATATTATTGACGGTCTCACAAAGATTACCGGCGTTTTTGAAAACCGGGATACCAAGCAGGCAGAAACCTTTATGAAGCTGCTCCTGTCGATGGCCGAAGATATTCGTGTGGTTCTGATCAAGTTTGCGGATCGCCTGCACAATATGCGTACCATCCAGCATTTGCCAAAGCAGAAGCAGCTCAACAAGGCCACAGAGACGATTGAATTGTATGCACCGCTCGCGCATCGGTTTGGGCTTTTTAAGATCAAAAATGAGTTTGAGGATCTATGTTTTAAAGTCATTGATCCGAATTCATACAAATATCTGGTAAGAAAGCTCAGGGAGAAGCGTGAAGCAAGAGAGGCATTTATTGAAGAATTCATGCAGCCGATCAAAGGCGAGCTGGATAAACAGAAATTTAAATTCGAAATAAAGGGGCGACCAAAGCACATCTACTCGATCTACCGAAAAATGCAGACGCAGCAAAAGCCATTTGAGGAGATCTATGACTTGTTCGCCATCCGTATAATCCTTGAAGATCCACACACAAAAGAAGACTGCTGGAGAGTCTATTCCATCATCACCGATTGGTATACGCCCATTCCCAAACGGTTTCGTGATTTTATTTCCGTCCCCAAAGCCAATGGTTATCAATCGCTTCACACAACGGTAATTACAAAACAGGGACGTAAAGTAGAAGTTCAGATCCGAACCCGGAAGATGGATTATATTGCTGAACAGGGACTTGCCGCACACTGGAAGTATAAAGAAGGAAGCAGCGGGGGAAGTAATGAACTCGACAAATTCGTGAATTGGGTGCGAGATGTTCTCGAGACACCACGGCCTGACGCCGCTACGGAATTTGTAAAAGATTTCCAGCTGAATTTGTACCAGGATGAAATCTATGTGTTTACTCCACAGGGGGAACTGAAGACCCTGCCGAATGGTGCTTCCTGTATTGACTTTGCATTCGAAATTCACAGTGAGATTGGTGAACGTGCGGTTTCTGCAAAAGTGAATGGAAAAATGGCTCCGCTACGCCAGAAGTTGAAAATTGGTGACCAAGTTGAAATCATAACCGGAAACAGAATCAATCTGAATGCTGATTGGATGGAGGATGTGGTAACACACAAAGCCAAGGCTCGTATCCGCCAGTTTATCAAACAAAAAGAGAGGAAAGTTGCCAACGAGGGAAGGGAAGCCTGGGAAAAGCGGGCTTCTCGCGGAAAAGTTGAAATTTCTGACCAGGAGCTCACAAAAGTTGCCAAGCGCTTTAAGTTCAGCGATGCCCAGGACATGTTTTATGAAATAGGTTCCGGCGCGTTTGAGGTAAATGAATTGTTCAAGATCGTCAAGCAGCTTAAAAGCAAAGGCAGGTTGGATGACGAGTCGGAGGATCAGCAAAAGAAACTCTCGGATGAAGATATTTCAGAAGAGTATTTTACTACAGCCCGCTCTGTGGGCGATGGTAAAGCACTTTTGGTTGAAGGTGAACTGAGCAACGTTAAATATTCATATGCGAACTGCTGCAATCCCATTCCGGGAGATAACGTGATTGGTTTCATCAGCCGGAATGGTGATGTAAAAATTCACAGGTCTAATTGTAAAAATGCCCATCACCTGATACGTACCGACAGTGAACGAATTGTGGATGTTTCCTGGGCAAGAAATATTGACGAACAATTTTTGGGCGCTATAAAAGTTGTAGGAGAGGACAGGGTTGGATTGGTCAATGATTTAACTGAGGTACTCTCAAAGTCCATGCAAACAAATATGAAGAGTATCAATGTGAGCAGTGAGGGCGGTATGTTTGAAGGAATCATTACAGCTCATGTTAATGACCTGAAACACCTCGAAAAAATTATCAGGAAACTTGAAAAAGTTGAGGGAATTAAAACCGTTCTCCGGTATGAGTAA